One genomic region from Muriicola soli encodes:
- a CDS encoding HTTM domain-containing protein yields the protein MLRQLLFKRVDNSALIVFRIFFGLLISFESFGAILTGWVRRTLVEPSFTFSFIDFEWLQPLPGNGMYYYFILMGVLGIFIALGYKYRGSVILFTLLWTAVYLMQKTAYNNHYYLLILISFLMCFLPAERYSSLDSKRDPTLLSTHMPAWVKWTIILQLFIVYTYAAIAKLYADWLDLSIIAILMKGKASYPLIGELLQQPYIHLGIGIVGILFDLLIVPALLWKPTRKWAFGFSIFFHLFNSIVFQIGIFPYLALAFSVFFFPPEQIRKIFFRKKAPYTAEEIRIPGYKNTLFAGLGIYFLVQLALPLRHYVIPGDVLWTEEGHRMSWRMMLRTRAGIIQFTLVDKETGESSTIPPGLFLSPGQQEKVACYPDYIWQFAQFLKKEYAQRGQNIAVYAKARVSINGRPLQPFIDSSVDLAAEEWHPFKHHNWILPSPLALDKNHSVGRP from the coding sequence ATGTTAAGGCAGCTGCTTTTTAAACGGGTAGACAACAGTGCTCTGATTGTATTCCGAATCTTCTTTGGCCTCCTCATAAGCTTTGAAAGTTTTGGAGCTATCCTCACAGGCTGGGTCCGAAGAACCCTGGTTGAACCTTCATTTACCTTCTCCTTTATCGATTTTGAATGGCTTCAACCCCTTCCCGGAAATGGCATGTACTACTATTTTATTCTTATGGGGGTTCTGGGGATTTTCATTGCTCTCGGCTATAAATACAGGGGAAGTGTCATCCTTTTTACCCTGTTATGGACTGCAGTCTACCTGATGCAAAAAACAGCCTACAACAATCACTATTACCTGCTGATCCTCATATCTTTTTTAATGTGTTTCCTGCCTGCTGAACGCTATTCCTCCTTAGACAGCAAGAGGGATCCCACCCTCCTTTCAACCCACATGCCTGCCTGGGTTAAGTGGACTATTATTCTTCAGCTATTTATCGTCTATACCTACGCAGCCATCGCAAAACTCTACGCAGACTGGCTCGATCTTTCAATTATCGCCATTCTGATGAAAGGAAAAGCTTCCTATCCCCTGATTGGTGAACTACTGCAACAACCGTATATACATTTAGGGATTGGTATTGTTGGTATTTTATTTGACCTGTTGATCGTCCCTGCCCTCTTATGGAAGCCAACAAGGAAGTGGGCATTTGGCTTTTCTATATTCTTCCACCTCTTTAATTCAATTGTATTTCAAATCGGAATATTTCCCTATCTGGCTCTGGCATTTAGCGTTTTTTTCTTCCCGCCCGAACAAATTCGGAAAATCTTTTTCAGGAAAAAGGCGCCCTACACTGCTGAGGAGATTCGTATTCCCGGATATAAAAATACCCTGTTCGCCGGTTTGGGGATCTATTTTTTAGTACAGTTGGCTCTACCATTAAGGCACTATGTTATCCCCGGAGATGTCTTATGGACGGAAGAAGGCCATAGGATGAGCTGGAGAATGATGCTGAGAACCAGAGCAGGAATTATTCAATTTACCCTCGTGGACAAAGAGACCGGAGAATCATCGACTATACCACCCGGACTTTTTCTCAGTCCCGGACAGCAGGAGAAAGTGGCCTGCTATCCTGATTATATATGGCAGTTTGCGCAATTTCTGAAAAAGGAATACGCCCAAAGAGGACAAAACATTGCTGTTTATGCTAAAGCCAGAGTAAGTATCAACGGTCGCCCGCTACAACCTTTTATCGACTCCTCCGTTGATCTTGCGGCAGAGGAATGGCATCCCTTTAAACACCACAACTGGATCCTTCCATCTCCTCTGGCACTTGATAAAAATCATTCAGTGGGCCGCCCATAA
- the serS gene encoding serine--tRNA ligase, with amino-acid sequence MLVLQHIRDHKEQLVTALKKRNLDAEPLLNKVSDLDEKRRAIQTEMDGKLAQLNSISREIGMLFKSGKPQEANALKEQTTQIKEDSKKLGEELNEVVSDLDQALYLIPNIPNELVPAGNSEEDNEEVIREGDIPELNEGALPHWELAKKYDIIDFELGVKITGAGFPVYKGKGARLQRALISYFLDKNTEAGYREMQVPHLVNATSGFGTGQLPDKEGQMYHITADDLYLIPTAEVPVTNILRDTILPLKDLPVCYTGYTPCFRREAGSYGSDVRGLNRLHQFDKVEIVRVEEPSNSYKALDGMVAHVQNILRELELPYRILRLCGGDLGFTSALTYDFEVFSTAQDKWLEISSVSNFETYQANRLKLRYKDKNGKTQLAHTLNGSSLALPRVLAGILENYQTKDGILVPKVLIPYTGFELID; translated from the coding sequence ATGCTAGTATTACAGCACATAAGGGATCACAAGGAGCAGCTGGTCACAGCGCTTAAAAAACGAAATCTGGATGCAGAGCCTTTGCTGAATAAGGTATCTGACTTAGATGAAAAAAGAAGGGCTATCCAGACTGAGATGGATGGTAAACTTGCCCAATTGAACTCCATTTCCAGGGAAATCGGGATGTTGTTTAAATCGGGTAAACCACAGGAAGCAAATGCCCTTAAAGAACAAACCACTCAAATTAAGGAGGATTCTAAAAAATTAGGAGAAGAACTCAATGAGGTCGTCTCGGACTTAGACCAGGCCCTTTATCTTATCCCTAACATTCCGAATGAATTGGTTCCTGCGGGAAACTCTGAAGAAGACAATGAAGAAGTAATTCGTGAAGGTGATATTCCTGAGTTGAATGAGGGGGCATTGCCCCACTGGGAGCTGGCGAAGAAATACGACATCATCGATTTTGAACTCGGTGTAAAGATAACGGGTGCGGGTTTTCCGGTGTACAAGGGCAAAGGGGCTCGTCTCCAGCGCGCATTGATCTCCTATTTTCTCGATAAGAATACGGAAGCCGGGTATCGGGAAATGCAGGTGCCTCACCTCGTCAATGCCACTTCAGGCTTTGGAACAGGACAATTGCCGGACAAGGAAGGTCAGATGTACCATATTACCGCAGATGATCTTTACCTTATCCCTACGGCTGAAGTACCAGTGACCAACATTCTCCGGGATACTATTTTACCCCTTAAAGACCTTCCCGTTTGCTATACTGGCTATACTCCCTGTTTCAGAAGGGAAGCAGGAAGTTACGGATCTGATGTGAGGGGACTAAACCGTTTGCACCAGTTTGATAAAGTAGAAATTGTAAGGGTGGAAGAACCTTCAAATTCTTACAAAGCTTTGGACGGTATGGTAGCCCATGTTCAAAATATACTTCGTGAACTAGAATTGCCTTACAGGATACTTCGACTTTGCGGAGGCGATCTTGGATTCACCTCAGCGCTTACCTATGATTTTGAAGTGTTTTCAACTGCGCAGGACAAATGGCTTGAGATCAGCTCTGTATCCAATTTTGAAACCTATCAGGCTAATCGCTTAAAGCTCAGGTACAAAGATAAAAATGGGAAGACCCAATTAGCCCATACCCTGAATGGTAGTTCTTTGGCTCTTCCCCGGGTTTTAGCGGGAATACTCGAAAATTATCAGACCAAAGATGGCATCCTGGTTCCGAAGGTGCTGATTCCCTATACCGGATTTGAGCTTATAGATTAA
- a CDS encoding bifunctional riboflavin kinase/FAD synthetase: protein MVTVQSISKYDKNQASVITIGTFDGVHIGHKLILERLINDARLNNRVAAVLTFFPHPRMVLQKDSDLKLLNTIGEKKKILEELGIDYLIIQPFTKTFSRLSATAFVRDMLVNALHAKKVIIGYDHRFGRNRNANINDLIAFGNTLEFEVEEIPAQEIEAVAVSSTKIRNALLEGDVVTANSYLGYSYMLTGKIVKGKGLGRQLGFPTANLRIEETYKLIPKNGAYVIESHIKGQRVYGMMNIGFNPTVDGQDQSIEIHFLDFKENLYNKVIQINILQWIREEQKFDTLDELKEQLKKDQETTRRIISA from the coding sequence GTGGTAACAGTTCAAAGCATATCTAAATACGATAAAAACCAGGCTTCTGTCATCACCATTGGGACTTTTGATGGTGTCCATATAGGGCATAAGCTGATACTTGAACGTCTCATAAATGATGCCAGACTCAATAACAGAGTGGCGGCTGTCCTTACTTTCTTCCCCCATCCGCGAATGGTTTTACAAAAAGATTCTGATCTAAAACTCCTCAATACAATCGGGGAAAAAAAGAAAATCCTGGAAGAACTGGGAATCGATTACTTAATTATCCAGCCTTTTACAAAGACGTTTTCCAGGCTAAGCGCCACCGCCTTTGTAAGGGATATGCTGGTCAATGCCCTCCACGCCAAAAAAGTCATTATAGGATATGATCACCGATTTGGCCGGAACAGGAATGCCAACATAAATGATCTCATTGCCTTTGGAAACACTCTCGAATTTGAGGTAGAAGAAATTCCAGCTCAGGAAATTGAGGCTGTAGCGGTCAGTTCCACAAAGATTCGAAATGCTCTTCTGGAAGGCGATGTGGTTACTGCCAACTCTTATTTGGGCTATAGCTATATGCTTACAGGAAAAATTGTCAAAGGCAAAGGACTGGGAAGGCAGCTGGGTTTTCCTACCGCCAACCTCAGGATCGAAGAGACCTATAAGCTTATCCCCAAAAACGGAGCCTATGTCATTGAGAGCCATATAAAGGGTCAAAGGGTCTACGGGATGATGAACATCGGCTTTAATCCAACCGTTGACGGACAAGATCAAAGTATTGAGATCCATTTTCTCGACTTTAAGGAAAATCTCTACAACAAGGTCATACAGATCAATATTCTGCAATGGATAAGGGAAGAGCAAAAGTTTGATACGCTGGACGAATTAAAAGAACAGCTTAAGAAAGATCAGGAAACAACTCGAAGAATAATTTCGGCTTAG